A section of the Meles meles chromosome 8, mMelMel3.1 paternal haplotype, whole genome shotgun sequence genome encodes:
- the LARGE2 gene encoding LARGE xylosyl- and glucuronyltransferase 2 isoform X4 — protein sequence MLPRGRPRALGAAALLLLLLLIGFFLFGGDLECERGERGAERRGLGSFPCPLTPRVSAVGRQPSSGALDGDPSAGRWGHNHSDCVPPPPPLQRCELLHVAIVCAGHNSSRDLVTLVKSVLFYRKNPLHFHLVTDAVARNILEMLFYTWMVPAVRVSFYDAEELKAGALALLDFFLPQVSWIPNKHYSGLYGLMKLVLPAALPPDLARVIVLDTDVTFASDIAELWALFAHFSGVILLRLDRLRQAGWGQMWKLTATRELVTLLATSLADQDIFNAVIKEHPGLVRPLPCIWNVQLSDHTLAERCYSGASDLKVIHWNSPKKLRVKNKHVGYFRNLHLTFLGYDGNLLRRELFGCPSPPPSGAEQVQQALAHLEEEDACFEFRQQQLTVHRVHLTFLPHEPPHPRPHDVTLVAQLSMDRLQMLEALCKHWPGPMSLALYLTDAEAQQFLRFVEASAVLSARQNVAYHVVYREGPLYPVNQLRNVALAQSLTPFVFLSDIDFLPAYSLYDYLRASIEQLKLGSERKVALVVPAFETLHYRFRFPGSKAELLALLDSGSLYTFRYHEWPRGHAPTDYVRWREAQTPYRVQWAADYEPYVVVPRDCPRYDPRFVGFGWNKVAHIVELDAQEYELLVLPEAFTIHLPHAPSLDISRFRSSPTYRDCLQVLKDEFHQDLSRHYGAAALKYLTALQPPRGPA from the exons ATGCTGCCCCGAGGGCGCCCCCGGGCGCTGGGGGCCGCGgcgctgctgctcctgctgcttctgATCGGATTCTTCCTGTTCGGCGGGGACTTGGAGTGTGAGCGCGGCGAGCGCGGAGCCGAGCGGAGGGGCCTGGGATCCTTCCCCTGCCCGCTGACGCCACGTGTCTCTGCAGTCGGGCGGCAGCCGAGCTCTGGTGCCCTAGACGGAGACCCGTCAGCGGGCCGCTGGGGCCACAACCACTCGGACTGcgtcccgccgccgccgccactgcAGAGGTGCGAG CTCTTGCACGTGGCCATCGTGTGTGCGGGACACAACTCCAGCCGAGACCTCGTTACCCTGGTGAAGTCTGTGCTCTTCTACAG GAAAAACCCGCTGCACTTCCATCTGGTGACTGACGCCGTGGCCAGGAACATTCTGGAGATGCTCTTCTACACGTGGATGGTGCCCGCTGTCCGGGTCAGCTTCTATGACGCAGAGGAGCTCAAGGCAGGGGCCCTGGCCCTTCTGGACTTCTTTCTG CCCCAGGTCTCCTGGATCCCCAACAAGCACTACTCTGGCCTGTACGGCCTCATGAAGCTAGTgctgcctgctgccctgccccctgACCTGGCCCGTGTCATTGTCCTGGACACAGATGTCACCTTCGCCTCTGATATCGCAGAGCTCTGGGCACTCTTTGCTCACTTTTCTG GTGTGATCCTCCTGCGGCTGGACCGGCTCCGGCAGGCTGGCTGGGGGCAGATGTGGAAGCTGACGGCCACACGGGAGCTTGTCACCCTGCTGGCCACCTCACTGGCCGACCAG GACATCTTCAATGCCGTAATCAAGGAACACCCAGGGTTGGTGCGGCCCCTGCCCTGCATCTGGAACGTTCAGCTGTCAGACCACACGCTGGCTGAGCGCTGCTACTCGGGGGCATCTGATCTCAAG GTAATCCACTGGAACTCACCCAAGAAGCTTCGCGTGAAGAACAAGCACGTGGGATACTTCCGCAACCTCCACCTGACCTTCCTGGGGTATGACGGCAACCTCCTTCGGAGAGAGCTCTTCGGctgccccagcccacccccgtCCGGGGCCGAGCAG GTGCAGCAGGCCCTGGCGCACCTGGAAGAGGAAGATGCCTGCTTCGAGTTCCGGCAGCAGCAGCTCACCGTGCACCGCGTGCACCTGACCTTCCTGCCCCACGAGCCACCGCATCCCCGGCCTCACGATGTCACGCTGGTGGCCCAGCTCTCTATGGACCG GCTGCAGATGCTGGAAGCCCTGTGCAAGCACTGGCCGGGCCCCATGAGCCTGGCCTTGTACCTCACAGACGCAGAGGCCCAGCAGTTCCTGCGTTTTGTCGAGGCCTCGGCAGTGCTCTCTGCCCGGCAGAACGTGGCCTACCACGTGGTGTACCGCGAGGGTCCCCTCTATCCCGTCAACCAGCTGCGGAACGTGGCATTGGCCCAGTCCCTCACGCCTTTCGTCTTCCTCAGCGACATTGACTTCCTGCCTGCCTATTCCCTCTACGACTACCTCAG GGCCTCCATTGAGCAGCTGAAGCTGGGCAGTGAGCGGAAAGTGGCCCTGGTGGTGCCCGCGTTCGAGACCCTGCACTACCGCTTCCGCTTCCCCGGTTCCAAGGCTGAGCTGCTGGCCTTGCTGGACTCTGGTTCTCTCTACACCTTCAG GTACCACGAGTGGCCCCGGGGTCACGCACCCACAGACTATGTCCGCTGGCGGGAGGCTCAGACCCCATACCGGGTACAGTGGGCCGCTGACTACGAGCCCTACGTGGTGGTGCCTCGTGATTGTCCCCGCTATGATCCCCGATTTGTAGGCTTTGGCTGGAACAAGGTGGCCCACATCGTGGAGCTGGATGCACAG GAATACGAGCTCCTGGTGCTCCCCGAGGCCTTCACCATCCACCTGCCGCACGCCCCAAGCCTTGACATCTCTCGCTTCCGCTCCAGCCCCACCTATCGTGACTGCCTCCAGGTCCTCAAGGATGAGTTCCACCAGGACTTGTCCCGCCACTACGGGGCTGCTGCCCTCAAATACCTCACTGCCCTGCAGCCGCCCCGAGGCCCTGCCTGA
- the LARGE2 gene encoding LARGE xylosyl- and glucuronyltransferase 2 isoform X1: MLPRGRPRALGAAALLLLLLLIGFFLFGGDLECERGERGAERRGLGSFPCPLTPRVSAVGRQPSSGALDGDPSAGRWGHNHSDCVPPPPPLQRCELLHVAIVCAGHNSSRDLVTLVKSVLFYRKNPLHFHLVTDAVARNILEMLFYTWMVPAVRVSFYDAEELKAGALALLDFFLPQVSWIPNKHYSGLYGLMKLVLPAALPPDLARVIVLDTDVTFASDIAELWALFAHFSDEQVIGLVENQSDWYLGNLWRNHRPWPALGRGFNTGVILLRLDRLRQAGWGQMWKLTATRELVTLLATSLADQDIFNAVIKEHPGLVRPLPCIWNVQLSDHTLAERCYSGASDLKVIHWNSPKKLRVKNKHVGYFRNLHLTFLGYDGNLLRRELFGCPSPPPSGAEQVQQALAHLEEEDACFEFRQQQLTVHRVHLTFLPHEPPHPRPHDVTLVAQLSMDRLQMLEALCKHWPGPMSLALYLTDAEAQQFLRFVEASAVLSARQNVAYHVVYREGPLYPVNQLRNVALAQSLTPFVFLSDIDFLPAYSLYDYLRASIEQLKLGSERKVALVVPAFETLHYRFRFPGSKAELLALLDSGSLYTFRYHEWPRGHAPTDYVRWREAQTPYRVQWAADYEPYVVVPRDCPRYDPRFVGFGWNKVAHIVELDAQEYELLVLPEAFTIHLPHAPSLDISRFRSSPTYRDCLQVLKDEFHQDLSRHYGAAALKYLTALQPPRGPA, from the exons ATGCTGCCCCGAGGGCGCCCCCGGGCGCTGGGGGCCGCGgcgctgctgctcctgctgcttctgATCGGATTCTTCCTGTTCGGCGGGGACTTGGAGTGTGAGCGCGGCGAGCGCGGAGCCGAGCGGAGGGGCCTGGGATCCTTCCCCTGCCCGCTGACGCCACGTGTCTCTGCAGTCGGGCGGCAGCCGAGCTCTGGTGCCCTAGACGGAGACCCGTCAGCGGGCCGCTGGGGCCACAACCACTCGGACTGcgtcccgccgccgccgccactgcAGAGGTGCGAG CTCTTGCACGTGGCCATCGTGTGTGCGGGACACAACTCCAGCCGAGACCTCGTTACCCTGGTGAAGTCTGTGCTCTTCTACAG GAAAAACCCGCTGCACTTCCATCTGGTGACTGACGCCGTGGCCAGGAACATTCTGGAGATGCTCTTCTACACGTGGATGGTGCCCGCTGTCCGGGTCAGCTTCTATGACGCAGAGGAGCTCAAGGCAGGGGCCCTGGCCCTTCTGGACTTCTTTCTG CCCCAGGTCTCCTGGATCCCCAACAAGCACTACTCTGGCCTGTACGGCCTCATGAAGCTAGTgctgcctgctgccctgccccctgACCTGGCCCGTGTCATTGTCCTGGACACAGATGTCACCTTCGCCTCTGATATCGCAGAGCTCTGGGCACTCTTTGCTCACTTTTCTG ACGAGCAGGTGATTGGTCTTGTGGAGAATCAGAGCGACTGGTACCTGGGCAACCTCTGGAGGAACCACAGGCCCTGGCCTGCCTTGGGCCGGGGATTTAACACAG GTGTGATCCTCCTGCGGCTGGACCGGCTCCGGCAGGCTGGCTGGGGGCAGATGTGGAAGCTGACGGCCACACGGGAGCTTGTCACCCTGCTGGCCACCTCACTGGCCGACCAG GACATCTTCAATGCCGTAATCAAGGAACACCCAGGGTTGGTGCGGCCCCTGCCCTGCATCTGGAACGTTCAGCTGTCAGACCACACGCTGGCTGAGCGCTGCTACTCGGGGGCATCTGATCTCAAG GTAATCCACTGGAACTCACCCAAGAAGCTTCGCGTGAAGAACAAGCACGTGGGATACTTCCGCAACCTCCACCTGACCTTCCTGGGGTATGACGGCAACCTCCTTCGGAGAGAGCTCTTCGGctgccccagcccacccccgtCCGGGGCCGAGCAG GTGCAGCAGGCCCTGGCGCACCTGGAAGAGGAAGATGCCTGCTTCGAGTTCCGGCAGCAGCAGCTCACCGTGCACCGCGTGCACCTGACCTTCCTGCCCCACGAGCCACCGCATCCCCGGCCTCACGATGTCACGCTGGTGGCCCAGCTCTCTATGGACCG GCTGCAGATGCTGGAAGCCCTGTGCAAGCACTGGCCGGGCCCCATGAGCCTGGCCTTGTACCTCACAGACGCAGAGGCCCAGCAGTTCCTGCGTTTTGTCGAGGCCTCGGCAGTGCTCTCTGCCCGGCAGAACGTGGCCTACCACGTGGTGTACCGCGAGGGTCCCCTCTATCCCGTCAACCAGCTGCGGAACGTGGCATTGGCCCAGTCCCTCACGCCTTTCGTCTTCCTCAGCGACATTGACTTCCTGCCTGCCTATTCCCTCTACGACTACCTCAG GGCCTCCATTGAGCAGCTGAAGCTGGGCAGTGAGCGGAAAGTGGCCCTGGTGGTGCCCGCGTTCGAGACCCTGCACTACCGCTTCCGCTTCCCCGGTTCCAAGGCTGAGCTGCTGGCCTTGCTGGACTCTGGTTCTCTCTACACCTTCAG GTACCACGAGTGGCCCCGGGGTCACGCACCCACAGACTATGTCCGCTGGCGGGAGGCTCAGACCCCATACCGGGTACAGTGGGCCGCTGACTACGAGCCCTACGTGGTGGTGCCTCGTGATTGTCCCCGCTATGATCCCCGATTTGTAGGCTTTGGCTGGAACAAGGTGGCCCACATCGTGGAGCTGGATGCACAG GAATACGAGCTCCTGGTGCTCCCCGAGGCCTTCACCATCCACCTGCCGCACGCCCCAAGCCTTGACATCTCTCGCTTCCGCTCCAGCCCCACCTATCGTGACTGCCTCCAGGTCCTCAAGGATGAGTTCCACCAGGACTTGTCCCGCCACTACGGGGCTGCTGCCCTCAAATACCTCACTGCCCTGCAGCCGCCCCGAGGCCCTGCCTGA
- the LARGE2 gene encoding LARGE xylosyl- and glucuronyltransferase 2 isoform X3, whose protein sequence is MLPRGRPRALGAAALLLLLLLIGFFLFGGDLECERGERGAERRGLGSFPCPLTPRVSAVGRQPSSGALDGDPSAGRWGHNHSDCVPPPPPLQRCELLHVAIVCAGHNSSRDLVTLVKSVLFYRKNPLHFHLVTDAVARNILEMLFYTWMVPAVRPQVSWIPNKHYSGLYGLMKLVLPAALPPDLARVIVLDTDVTFASDIAELWALFAHFSDEQVIGLVENQSDWYLGNLWRNHRPWPALGRGFNTGVILLRLDRLRQAGWGQMWKLTATRELVTLLATSLADQDIFNAVIKEHPGLVRPLPCIWNVQLSDHTLAERCYSGASDLKVIHWNSPKKLRVKNKHVGYFRNLHLTFLGYDGNLLRRELFGCPSPPPSGAEQVQQALAHLEEEDACFEFRQQQLTVHRVHLTFLPHEPPHPRPHDVTLVAQLSMDRLQMLEALCKHWPGPMSLALYLTDAEAQQFLRFVEASAVLSARQNVAYHVVYREGPLYPVNQLRNVALAQSLTPFVFLSDIDFLPAYSLYDYLRASIEQLKLGSERKVALVVPAFETLHYRFRFPGSKAELLALLDSGSLYTFRYHEWPRGHAPTDYVRWREAQTPYRVQWAADYEPYVVVPRDCPRYDPRFVGFGWNKVAHIVELDAQEYELLVLPEAFTIHLPHAPSLDISRFRSSPTYRDCLQVLKDEFHQDLSRHYGAAALKYLTALQPPRGPA, encoded by the exons ATGCTGCCCCGAGGGCGCCCCCGGGCGCTGGGGGCCGCGgcgctgctgctcctgctgcttctgATCGGATTCTTCCTGTTCGGCGGGGACTTGGAGTGTGAGCGCGGCGAGCGCGGAGCCGAGCGGAGGGGCCTGGGATCCTTCCCCTGCCCGCTGACGCCACGTGTCTCTGCAGTCGGGCGGCAGCCGAGCTCTGGTGCCCTAGACGGAGACCCGTCAGCGGGCCGCTGGGGCCACAACCACTCGGACTGcgtcccgccgccgccgccactgcAGAGGTGCGAG CTCTTGCACGTGGCCATCGTGTGTGCGGGACACAACTCCAGCCGAGACCTCGTTACCCTGGTGAAGTCTGTGCTCTTCTACAG GAAAAACCCGCTGCACTTCCATCTGGTGACTGACGCCGTGGCCAGGAACATTCTGGAGATGCTCTTCTACACGTGGATGGTGCCCGCTGTCCGG CCCCAGGTCTCCTGGATCCCCAACAAGCACTACTCTGGCCTGTACGGCCTCATGAAGCTAGTgctgcctgctgccctgccccctgACCTGGCCCGTGTCATTGTCCTGGACACAGATGTCACCTTCGCCTCTGATATCGCAGAGCTCTGGGCACTCTTTGCTCACTTTTCTG ACGAGCAGGTGATTGGTCTTGTGGAGAATCAGAGCGACTGGTACCTGGGCAACCTCTGGAGGAACCACAGGCCCTGGCCTGCCTTGGGCCGGGGATTTAACACAG GTGTGATCCTCCTGCGGCTGGACCGGCTCCGGCAGGCTGGCTGGGGGCAGATGTGGAAGCTGACGGCCACACGGGAGCTTGTCACCCTGCTGGCCACCTCACTGGCCGACCAG GACATCTTCAATGCCGTAATCAAGGAACACCCAGGGTTGGTGCGGCCCCTGCCCTGCATCTGGAACGTTCAGCTGTCAGACCACACGCTGGCTGAGCGCTGCTACTCGGGGGCATCTGATCTCAAG GTAATCCACTGGAACTCACCCAAGAAGCTTCGCGTGAAGAACAAGCACGTGGGATACTTCCGCAACCTCCACCTGACCTTCCTGGGGTATGACGGCAACCTCCTTCGGAGAGAGCTCTTCGGctgccccagcccacccccgtCCGGGGCCGAGCAG GTGCAGCAGGCCCTGGCGCACCTGGAAGAGGAAGATGCCTGCTTCGAGTTCCGGCAGCAGCAGCTCACCGTGCACCGCGTGCACCTGACCTTCCTGCCCCACGAGCCACCGCATCCCCGGCCTCACGATGTCACGCTGGTGGCCCAGCTCTCTATGGACCG GCTGCAGATGCTGGAAGCCCTGTGCAAGCACTGGCCGGGCCCCATGAGCCTGGCCTTGTACCTCACAGACGCAGAGGCCCAGCAGTTCCTGCGTTTTGTCGAGGCCTCGGCAGTGCTCTCTGCCCGGCAGAACGTGGCCTACCACGTGGTGTACCGCGAGGGTCCCCTCTATCCCGTCAACCAGCTGCGGAACGTGGCATTGGCCCAGTCCCTCACGCCTTTCGTCTTCCTCAGCGACATTGACTTCCTGCCTGCCTATTCCCTCTACGACTACCTCAG GGCCTCCATTGAGCAGCTGAAGCTGGGCAGTGAGCGGAAAGTGGCCCTGGTGGTGCCCGCGTTCGAGACCCTGCACTACCGCTTCCGCTTCCCCGGTTCCAAGGCTGAGCTGCTGGCCTTGCTGGACTCTGGTTCTCTCTACACCTTCAG GTACCACGAGTGGCCCCGGGGTCACGCACCCACAGACTATGTCCGCTGGCGGGAGGCTCAGACCCCATACCGGGTACAGTGGGCCGCTGACTACGAGCCCTACGTGGTGGTGCCTCGTGATTGTCCCCGCTATGATCCCCGATTTGTAGGCTTTGGCTGGAACAAGGTGGCCCACATCGTGGAGCTGGATGCACAG GAATACGAGCTCCTGGTGCTCCCCGAGGCCTTCACCATCCACCTGCCGCACGCCCCAAGCCTTGACATCTCTCGCTTCCGCTCCAGCCCCACCTATCGTGACTGCCTCCAGGTCCTCAAGGATGAGTTCCACCAGGACTTGTCCCGCCACTACGGGGCTGCTGCCCTCAAATACCTCACTGCCCTGCAGCCGCCCCGAGGCCCTGCCTGA
- the LARGE2 gene encoding LARGE xylosyl- and glucuronyltransferase 2 isoform X2, with protein MLPRGRPRALGAAALLLLLLLIGFFLFGGDLECERGERGAERRGLGSFPCPLTPRVSAVGRQPSSGALDGDPSAGRWGHNHSDCVPPPPPLQRCELLHVAIVCAGHNSSRDLVTLVKSVLFYRKNPLHFHLVTDAVARNILEMLFYTWMVPAVRVSFYDAEELKPQVSWIPNKHYSGLYGLMKLVLPAALPPDLARVIVLDTDVTFASDIAELWALFAHFSDEQVIGLVENQSDWYLGNLWRNHRPWPALGRGFNTGVILLRLDRLRQAGWGQMWKLTATRELVTLLATSLADQDIFNAVIKEHPGLVRPLPCIWNVQLSDHTLAERCYSGASDLKVIHWNSPKKLRVKNKHVGYFRNLHLTFLGYDGNLLRRELFGCPSPPPSGAEQVQQALAHLEEEDACFEFRQQQLTVHRVHLTFLPHEPPHPRPHDVTLVAQLSMDRLQMLEALCKHWPGPMSLALYLTDAEAQQFLRFVEASAVLSARQNVAYHVVYREGPLYPVNQLRNVALAQSLTPFVFLSDIDFLPAYSLYDYLRASIEQLKLGSERKVALVVPAFETLHYRFRFPGSKAELLALLDSGSLYTFRYHEWPRGHAPTDYVRWREAQTPYRVQWAADYEPYVVVPRDCPRYDPRFVGFGWNKVAHIVELDAQEYELLVLPEAFTIHLPHAPSLDISRFRSSPTYRDCLQVLKDEFHQDLSRHYGAAALKYLTALQPPRGPA; from the exons ATGCTGCCCCGAGGGCGCCCCCGGGCGCTGGGGGCCGCGgcgctgctgctcctgctgcttctgATCGGATTCTTCCTGTTCGGCGGGGACTTGGAGTGTGAGCGCGGCGAGCGCGGAGCCGAGCGGAGGGGCCTGGGATCCTTCCCCTGCCCGCTGACGCCACGTGTCTCTGCAGTCGGGCGGCAGCCGAGCTCTGGTGCCCTAGACGGAGACCCGTCAGCGGGCCGCTGGGGCCACAACCACTCGGACTGcgtcccgccgccgccgccactgcAGAGGTGCGAG CTCTTGCACGTGGCCATCGTGTGTGCGGGACACAACTCCAGCCGAGACCTCGTTACCCTGGTGAAGTCTGTGCTCTTCTACAG GAAAAACCCGCTGCACTTCCATCTGGTGACTGACGCCGTGGCCAGGAACATTCTGGAGATGCTCTTCTACACGTGGATGGTGCCCGCTGTCCGGGTCAGCTTCTATGACGCAGAGGAGCTCAAG CCCCAGGTCTCCTGGATCCCCAACAAGCACTACTCTGGCCTGTACGGCCTCATGAAGCTAGTgctgcctgctgccctgccccctgACCTGGCCCGTGTCATTGTCCTGGACACAGATGTCACCTTCGCCTCTGATATCGCAGAGCTCTGGGCACTCTTTGCTCACTTTTCTG ACGAGCAGGTGATTGGTCTTGTGGAGAATCAGAGCGACTGGTACCTGGGCAACCTCTGGAGGAACCACAGGCCCTGGCCTGCCTTGGGCCGGGGATTTAACACAG GTGTGATCCTCCTGCGGCTGGACCGGCTCCGGCAGGCTGGCTGGGGGCAGATGTGGAAGCTGACGGCCACACGGGAGCTTGTCACCCTGCTGGCCACCTCACTGGCCGACCAG GACATCTTCAATGCCGTAATCAAGGAACACCCAGGGTTGGTGCGGCCCCTGCCCTGCATCTGGAACGTTCAGCTGTCAGACCACACGCTGGCTGAGCGCTGCTACTCGGGGGCATCTGATCTCAAG GTAATCCACTGGAACTCACCCAAGAAGCTTCGCGTGAAGAACAAGCACGTGGGATACTTCCGCAACCTCCACCTGACCTTCCTGGGGTATGACGGCAACCTCCTTCGGAGAGAGCTCTTCGGctgccccagcccacccccgtCCGGGGCCGAGCAG GTGCAGCAGGCCCTGGCGCACCTGGAAGAGGAAGATGCCTGCTTCGAGTTCCGGCAGCAGCAGCTCACCGTGCACCGCGTGCACCTGACCTTCCTGCCCCACGAGCCACCGCATCCCCGGCCTCACGATGTCACGCTGGTGGCCCAGCTCTCTATGGACCG GCTGCAGATGCTGGAAGCCCTGTGCAAGCACTGGCCGGGCCCCATGAGCCTGGCCTTGTACCTCACAGACGCAGAGGCCCAGCAGTTCCTGCGTTTTGTCGAGGCCTCGGCAGTGCTCTCTGCCCGGCAGAACGTGGCCTACCACGTGGTGTACCGCGAGGGTCCCCTCTATCCCGTCAACCAGCTGCGGAACGTGGCATTGGCCCAGTCCCTCACGCCTTTCGTCTTCCTCAGCGACATTGACTTCCTGCCTGCCTATTCCCTCTACGACTACCTCAG GGCCTCCATTGAGCAGCTGAAGCTGGGCAGTGAGCGGAAAGTGGCCCTGGTGGTGCCCGCGTTCGAGACCCTGCACTACCGCTTCCGCTTCCCCGGTTCCAAGGCTGAGCTGCTGGCCTTGCTGGACTCTGGTTCTCTCTACACCTTCAG GTACCACGAGTGGCCCCGGGGTCACGCACCCACAGACTATGTCCGCTGGCGGGAGGCTCAGACCCCATACCGGGTACAGTGGGCCGCTGACTACGAGCCCTACGTGGTGGTGCCTCGTGATTGTCCCCGCTATGATCCCCGATTTGTAGGCTTTGGCTGGAACAAGGTGGCCCACATCGTGGAGCTGGATGCACAG GAATACGAGCTCCTGGTGCTCCCCGAGGCCTTCACCATCCACCTGCCGCACGCCCCAAGCCTTGACATCTCTCGCTTCCGCTCCAGCCCCACCTATCGTGACTGCCTCCAGGTCCTCAAGGATGAGTTCCACCAGGACTTGTCCCGCCACTACGGGGCTGCTGCCCTCAAATACCTCACTGCCCTGCAGCCGCCCCGAGGCCCTGCCTGA